In Mastigocladopsis repens PCC 10914, a single window of DNA contains:
- the ruvB gene encoding Holliday junction branch migration DNA helicase RuvB, whose translation MAIISSKKQPPEPNGQPKQRREVAKAPPKDNLLQPEAAVDEGKQEESIRPQRFADYIGQKDLKDVLEIAIKAAKSRGEVLDHLLLYGPPGLGKTTMAMILAAEMGVNCKITSAPALERPRDIVGLLVNLQPGDVLFIDEIHRLSRMSEEILYPAMEDYRLDITIGKGSSTKTRSLPLSKYTLVGATTRVGALTSPLRDRFGLIQKLRFYEVEELSKIVLRSAQLLETAVTEDGAAEIARRSRGTPRIANRLLKRVRDYAQVKSSGEITEKVAAEALQLFQVDPCGLDWTDRRMLSVIIENFNGGPVGLETIAAATGEDTQTIEEVYEPYLMQIGYLSRTPRGRVATPIAYKHLGFKPPNEQLSLLP comes from the coding sequence ATGGCGATTATCTCCTCGAAAAAACAGCCCCCAGAACCCAACGGACAACCGAAGCAGCGTCGGGAGGTGGCAAAAGCACCCCCGAAGGACAATCTTTTGCAACCTGAAGCAGCTGTTGATGAAGGTAAACAAGAAGAAAGTATACGACCGCAACGGTTTGCTGACTATATCGGGCAAAAAGATTTAAAGGATGTGCTCGAAATTGCCATTAAAGCAGCCAAGTCTAGGGGTGAGGTGCTAGATCACCTGCTGTTGTACGGTCCTCCTGGATTGGGGAAAACCACAATGGCGATGATATTAGCAGCTGAAATGGGGGTAAACTGCAAAATTACCAGTGCGCCAGCTTTAGAACGTCCCAGGGATATTGTAGGGTTATTGGTGAATCTTCAGCCAGGAGATGTTCTGTTTATCGATGAAATCCATCGCCTGTCACGGATGAGCGAAGAAATTTTATACCCGGCAATGGAGGATTATCGCCTAGATATTACTATTGGTAAAGGTTCCAGTACCAAGACTCGGAGTTTACCGCTATCAAAATATACCTTGGTTGGGGCAACAACTCGTGTAGGGGCGCTGACTTCCCCACTACGCGATCGCTTTGGTTTAATTCAAAAACTGAGATTTTATGAAGTCGAGGAACTGAGCAAAATTGTCCTGCGAAGCGCCCAATTACTCGAAACAGCCGTGACCGAAGATGGTGCTGCAGAAATTGCCCGTCGTTCGCGAGGAACACCGCGTATTGCCAATAGGTTACTCAAGCGAGTCCGTGATTATGCCCAAGTCAAATCATCTGGGGAGATTACTGAAAAGGTAGCAGCAGAAGCATTGCAACTATTTCAAGTCGATCCTTGCGGTTTAGATTGGACAGACCGCCGCATGTTAAGCGTCATCATTGAAAACTTTAACGGTGGTCCGGTGGGATTGGAAACAATTGCCGCAGCGACGGGTGAGGATACACAAACGATTGAGGAAGTGTACGAACCTTATCTGATGCAGATTGGGTATTTAAGCCGGACTCCCCGTGGTAGGGTGGCGACACCCATAGCATACAAGCATTTGGGTTTTAAACCGCCTAATGAACAATTGTCATTGTTGCCGTGA
- a CDS encoding cysteine synthase A, with the protein MDIKNGFVGSVGHTPLIRLNSFSEETGCEILAKAEFLNPGGSVKDRAALYIIQDAEEKGLLKPGGTVVEGTAGNTGIGLAHICNAKGYKCLIIIPNTQSQEKMDALRALGAEVRPVPAVPYKDPNNYVRLSGRIASEMENAIWANQFDNLANRHAHYETTGPEIWAQTDGKVDAWVTATGTGGTFAGVAMYLKEKNSAIKCVVADPKGSGLYSYIKTGEIKTEGNSITEGIGNSRITANMEGAPADDAIQIDDREAIRVVYQLLRKDGLFMGGSTGINVAAAVALAKQMGPGHTIVTILCDSGSRYQSRIFNHEWLESKGLLPD; encoded by the coding sequence ATGGATATCAAAAACGGCTTTGTAGGTAGCGTAGGTCATACACCACTGATTCGTTTAAACAGCTTTAGTGAAGAAACTGGGTGCGAAATCCTCGCTAAAGCAGAATTTCTCAACCCTGGTGGTTCCGTTAAAGATAGAGCAGCACTTTACATTATTCAAGATGCCGAAGAAAAAGGCTTACTCAAACCTGGTGGCACAGTCGTAGAAGGAACCGCTGGTAATACTGGTATTGGGCTGGCACATATATGCAACGCCAAAGGCTATAAATGCCTGATCATAATTCCCAACACTCAGTCCCAAGAAAAGATGGATGCCTTAAGGGCATTAGGCGCAGAAGTTCGCCCCGTCCCTGCGGTTCCCTATAAAGACCCCAACAACTACGTCAGACTCTCTGGCAGAATCGCTAGCGAGATGGAAAATGCCATTTGGGCAAATCAGTTTGATAACTTAGCAAACCGCCACGCCCATTACGAAACTACAGGACCAGAAATTTGGGCACAGACAGATGGTAAAGTTGACGCTTGGGTAACTGCAACAGGCACTGGTGGTACCTTTGCAGGTGTAGCAATGTATCTGAAAGAGAAAAATTCAGCAATCAAATGCGTTGTAGCAGATCCGAAGGGTAGCGGGCTTTACAGCTATATTAAAACAGGCGAAATCAAGACCGAAGGCAATTCTATTACCGAAGGCATCGGCAACAGTCGCATCACCGCCAATATGGAAGGCGCACCTGCTGACGACGCCATCCAGATTGATGACCGGGAAGCCATACGAGTCGTGTATCAGTTACTGCGAAAAGATGGCTTATTCATGGGTGGTTCTACAGGTATAAATGTTGCTGCAGCTGTTGCTTTAGCAAAACAAATGGGACCAGGACACACCATCGTCACCATTTTGTGTGATAGCGGTTCCCGTTACCAGTCACGTATATTCAATCACGAATGGCTAGAATCAAAAGGTCTTTTACCAGATTAG
- a CDS encoding IS1 family transposase (programmed frameshift), giving the protein MQCPRCESTHIRKNGWQRGKQNYICVSCGRQFIDSYEPKGYSEDFKRECLEMYVNGSGFRAIERVKKVHHTTVINWVKEVGNTLVDAPESQEIPEVTEIDELETFIGFKKNKIWLWTAVDHKVPGVIAWVLGDRSAETFKRLWQRIKCWHSYFYVTDGYPVYPCFIDSGDHLVSKTYMTRVEGENSRFRHYLARLHRKTFCYSKSEEMLKLSIRLVIHYLKYGSVPVRALRARNLEAIAL; this is encoded by the exons ATGCAATGTCCAAGATGTGAATCAACTCACATTCGTAAGAATGGTTGGCAACGTGGTAAACAAAACTACATATGTGTTTCATGTGGTCGTCAGTTTATCGATAGTTACGAACCCAAAGGATACTCCGAAGATTTTAAACGTGAGTGTCTAGAAATGTATGTAAACGGCTCCGGTTTCCGTGCGATTGAAAGGGTTAAAAAAGTACATCATACAACTGTTATAAATTGGGTCAAAGAGGTTGGCAACACCTTAGTGGACGCACCGGAATCTCAGGAAATACCAGAAGTGACTGAAATTGATGAGCTTGAAACTTTTATCGGCT TCAAAAAAAACAAAATTTGGTTATGGACAGCGGTGGACCATAAGGTTCCAGGAGTTATAGCTTGGGTTTTGGGCGACAGAAGCGCAGAAACATTTAAACGTTTATGGCAACGAATAAAGTGTTGGCATTCTTATTTTTATGTTACAGACGGTTATCCAGTTTATCCATGTTTTATTGATTCAGGTGATCACCTTGTAAGTAAAACATATATGACACGGGTCGAAGGTGAAAATAGCCGTTTTCGACATTACCTCGCTCGGCTTCACCGTAAAACTTTTTGTTACTCTAAGTCAGAAGAAATGCTTAAACTATCTATTCGATTGGTAATACATTATCTAAAATATGGTTCCGTGCCAGTGCGAGCGCTACGCGCCCGCAACCTTGAAGCGATTGCCCTTTAG
- a CDS encoding (2Fe-2S) ferredoxin domain-containing protein, whose translation MDNTSQSSNFPATPSPLSPKCVRVCQNRTCRKQGAAKVLAAFEAQAVSGVTVTGCGCLGQCGNGPMVLVLPERVWYSRVHPKEVPLVVEQHLRGG comes from the coding sequence ATGGACAATACATCTCAATCATCTAACTTTCCAGCAACGCCGTCACCCTTATCTCCTAAGTGCGTCCGCGTGTGTCAAAATCGTACTTGCCGCAAGCAAGGTGCAGCCAAGGTATTAGCAGCTTTTGAGGCACAAGCAGTTTCTGGAGTGACGGTAACTGGTTGCGGCTGTTTGGGGCAATGCGGTAACGGACCTATGGTGCTGGTATTACCAGAGCGTGTCTGGTATAGTCGCGTTCATCCTAAGGAAGTACCTCTAGTGGTAGAACAACATTTACGCGGTGGTTAA
- a CDS encoding DUF5331 domain-containing protein: MNIQQLRQSLKLKWVSYYYNNHSWLEKMRVWGTYDGQRRPSSSFILATLSVLEPQLEQIFPFILELNNDPDQIVAALGLNFNPEEELDLLESSNSVAENEVKSESPDQMLPEHQPLTPSVVVTEVENNTKPLASVAVTPEVPLQTLSECKPLTLSAIASEAESQSQSVQSGAFAATQVESKSNPMVGVFFSSKVGSKSKPRSLVTVTSSQVESKSKPVSLLAVITREMESKAVQSVAFATQVESKGRLVRTLQKDIHNQVNSPPDSKYRNLSNWIDDFCQGVGCDREERSFIP; this comes from the coding sequence ATGAATATTCAACAGCTACGTCAGTCTTTAAAACTTAAGTGGGTGAGTTACTACTACAACAATCATTCGTGGCTGGAAAAGATGCGAGTTTGGGGAACGTACGATGGTCAACGTCGTCCTTCCTCTAGTTTTATTTTGGCAACTCTGTCTGTTTTGGAGCCACAACTGGAACAAATTTTTCCTTTTATTTTGGAACTGAACAACGATCCTGATCAGATTGTTGCAGCTTTAGGTCTTAACTTTAATCCTGAGGAGGAGTTAGATTTATTAGAATCATCCAATTCTGTGGCTGAAAACGAGGTTAAGAGTGAATCTCCTGACCAGATGTTGCCTGAGCATCAACCTTTGACTCCCAGTGTAGTTGTCACCGAGGTAGAAAACAATACTAAACCTCTAGCATCTGTTGCAGTGACTCCCGAAGTTCCTTTGCAAACACTCAGCGAGTGCAAACCTTTGACTTTGAGTGCAATTGCCAGTGAGGCGGAAAGTCAAAGCCAATCTGTACAATCTGGGGCATTTGCTGCTACTCAGGTGGAAAGCAAAAGCAACCCTATGGTGGGTGTATTTTTTTCTAGCAAGGTGGGGAGCAAAAGCAAACCTAGGTCATTGGTTACAGTTACCTCTTCTCAAGTGGAAAGCAAAAGTAAACCTGTTTCATTGCTTGCGGTTATTACTAGAGAAATGGAGAGCAAAGCTGTCCAATCTGTTGCCTTTGCTACACAAGTGGAAAGCAAAGGTAGGCTTGTAAGAACTCTACAAAAAGATATTCATAACCAAGTAAATTCACCACCTGACAGTAAATATCGTAATTTATCTAATTGGATAGATGACTTTTGTCAAGGTGTGGGATGCGATAGGGAGGAAAGAAGTTTTATCCCGTGA
- a CDS encoding VWD domain-containing protein, which translates to MRRMRFWLISILGAIATVIGEGILKKIFAVSLCGIFAFNSGLCHAYFLDSSRASAQDTTGISNSKTAALQIINNFRTQTNPSRWKLQRTEIADRLEELISDPNKVFQGNLNLCGPAAFVNVWLKIDPEAVARYATKLYDVGAGDVGTITVKPDDDLVNKNYRSIPELSTPPAEWMMLSSLRDQENNLWDYQGTPSEDISAVTSPGTVAKWLEATGSYETVSDEGNWSLTKGLEHAKKLNPSSEEDVIMLINAHVLTASAQAGNKKSIESIEEFITSSFPSHFIVLTSKVKEVGDKVSFEYWTWGEPSTQITVPANVFKANYYGAVIAKRKQSKKLAEPEKPAKKENLCTLESNKKRKECEHKEGKSYGDPHLATFDGLRYSFQTVGEFTLAKSNDGEFEVQARQAPVNSSLSLNSAVAMKVGSDRLALYSQDFPDTQTSTPIRVNGKPVVISGEKLVLPGSGAIAKNGDTYAVDFPTGEKVVISQATAGGNTYFNVSLFVYNQPGRYTGLLGNVNGNPNDDQQVRDGGNVLQSKSTYGDVKQVLSLVGLRVPGVLDGGEKLYFDQLYKEFGNSWRVKQEQSLFDYASGKNTKNYVDSSFPDKYLKLEMLSSEQVEKARKHCTEAKVDQDLMEGCIFDVGFSGFSEFARTTATINGYVETINKLSPGLNIPTPERAINSVIEKVKPKVCLPFVGCL; encoded by the coding sequence ATGCGTAGAATGAGATTTTGGTTAATAAGTATTCTGGGCGCGATTGCTACTGTTATCGGTGAAGGAATCCTAAAAAAAATTTTTGCAGTCTCACTGTGTGGAATTTTTGCCTTTAATTCAGGCTTGTGTCATGCTTATTTTCTTGACTCCAGCCGTGCTAGCGCTCAAGACACAACAGGAATTAGCAACTCTAAAACTGCCGCTCTTCAAATTATAAATAACTTCCGTACTCAAACAAATCCTAGTCGTTGGAAACTTCAAAGAACAGAAATTGCTGACCGTTTGGAAGAGTTGATCAGCGATCCAAATAAGGTGTTTCAAGGGAATCTAAATTTGTGCGGGCCGGCGGCATTTGTCAACGTCTGGTTAAAAATCGACCCAGAAGCGGTAGCCCGCTATGCGACAAAGTTATATGATGTGGGTGCTGGTGACGTTGGCACTATAACAGTCAAACCCGACGATGATTTAGTCAACAAAAATTACCGCTCAATTCCTGAGTTGTCAACTCCGCCAGCAGAGTGGATGATGTTAAGTTCTCTGCGAGACCAAGAAAATAATCTTTGGGACTATCAAGGCACACCAAGTGAGGATATTTCCGCAGTCACAAGTCCGGGAACTGTAGCCAAGTGGCTTGAGGCAACTGGTTCATACGAGACAGTTAGTGATGAAGGAAATTGGAGTTTAACTAAGGGTTTAGAACACGCCAAGAAATTGAATCCAAGTTCCGAAGAAGATGTCATCATGTTAATCAACGCGCACGTCTTAACTGCATCTGCTCAAGCTGGGAATAAAAAGTCTATTGAGTCTATTGAGGAGTTTATTACAAGTTCATTCCCAAGCCACTTTATTGTTCTCACATCAAAGGTTAAAGAAGTGGGAGATAAGGTTTCATTTGAGTATTGGACTTGGGGTGAACCTTCCACACAGATAACAGTGCCAGCGAATGTATTCAAAGCCAATTATTACGGTGCAGTCATTGCCAAGAGAAAGCAATCGAAGAAGCTAGCAGAACCGGAAAAACCAGCAAAAAAAGAAAATCTATGTACATTGGAAAGCAATAAAAAACGCAAAGAGTGCGAACATAAGGAGGGAAAAAGTTACGGCGACCCTCATCTAGCGACATTTGATGGTTTAAGATACAGTTTTCAGACAGTGGGAGAATTCACGCTAGCGAAATCTAACGATGGTGAATTTGAAGTTCAAGCACGACAAGCACCTGTCAATTCTTCCCTCTCACTCAATAGTGCCGTAGCGATGAAAGTTGGTAGCGATCGCTTGGCGTTATATTCCCAAGATTTTCCTGATACACAAACCAGCACTCCCATACGAGTTAATGGGAAACCCGTAGTTATTTCAGGTGAGAAATTAGTATTACCTGGTAGTGGGGCGATCGCTAAAAATGGCGATACCTACGCAGTTGATTTTCCCACAGGTGAGAAAGTTGTCATTAGTCAAGCCACTGCTGGGGGTAATACTTATTTCAACGTTTCACTCTTTGTCTACAACCAACCAGGGAGATACACTGGTTTACTGGGAAATGTCAACGGAAACCCCAATGACGACCAACAGGTTCGCGATGGAGGGAATGTTTTACAATCTAAGTCAACCTATGGTGATGTCAAGCAGGTGTTAAGCCTAGTTGGGTTGAGAGTTCCCGGTGTCCTTGATGGCGGCGAAAAACTGTATTTTGACCAACTTTACAAGGAATTTGGTAACAGTTGGCGTGTAAAACAAGAGCAATCACTGTTTGATTATGCTTCTGGTAAGAACACAAAAAATTATGTAGACTCCAGTTTCCCAGATAAGTATCTAAAACTAGAAATGCTTTCGTCAGAACAAGTAGAAAAAGCGCGAAAACACTGTACAGAAGCTAAAGTAGACCAAGATTTGATGGAAGGATGCATCTTTGATGTCGGTTTCTCAGGATTTTCTGAATTTGCTCGCACCACAGCGACAATCAACGGTTACGTAGAAACCATCAACAAACTTTCCCCTGGTTTAAACATTCCTACACCTGAACGGGCTATTAATAGTGTGATAGAAAAGGTTAAACCCAAAGTTTGCTTACCTTTTGTAGGTTGTTTATAA
- the hisF gene encoding imidazole glycerol phosphate synthase subunit HisF, protein MLAKRILPCLDVKAGRVVKGVNFVNLKDAGDPVELAKVYNDAGADELVFLDITATHEDRGIIIDVVYRTAEHVFIPLTVGGGIQSLENVKNLLRAGADKVSINSAAVRDPDFINRASDRFGNQCIVVAIDARRRLDPNNPGWDVYVRGGRENTGIDALLWAQEVEGRGAGELLVTSMDADGTQAGYDTQLTRAISEAVQIPVIASGGAGNCEHIYTALTEGQAEAALLASLLHYGQLSVAEIKTYLRDRQVPVRM, encoded by the coding sequence ATGCTAGCTAAAAGAATCTTACCGTGCCTGGATGTGAAGGCGGGACGAGTTGTAAAAGGAGTTAACTTTGTTAACTTGAAGGATGCAGGCGATCCGGTAGAACTAGCAAAGGTTTACAACGATGCTGGTGCAGATGAGTTAGTGTTTCTTGATATTACAGCCACTCATGAAGACCGAGGCATTATTATCGATGTGGTGTACCGAACTGCTGAACACGTCTTCATTCCTCTGACTGTGGGTGGTGGCATTCAATCCTTAGAAAATGTTAAAAATCTTTTACGAGCTGGAGCAGACAAGGTTAGTATTAATTCTGCGGCGGTACGCGATCCAGATTTTATTAATCGAGCAAGCGATCGCTTTGGCAACCAATGCATAGTCGTTGCTATTGATGCCAGACGACGACTAGACCCCAATAATCCTGGTTGGGATGTGTATGTACGTGGTGGTAGAGAAAATACTGGCATTGATGCCCTACTTTGGGCGCAAGAAGTTGAAGGGCGCGGTGCAGGAGAACTCTTGGTCACAAGTATGGATGCCGATGGCACTCAAGCAGGTTATGACACACAGTTAACTCGGGCAATTTCTGAAGCCGTACAAATTCCAGTTATTGCATCTGGTGGTGCAGGTAATTGCGAACATATATATACTGCGCTTACAGAAGGTCAAGCAGAAGCAGCATTACTGGCATCGCTTTTACATTACGGACAATTAAGCGTAGCTGAGATTAAAACTTATCTGCGCGATCGCCAGGTTCCAGTAAGAATGTAA
- a CDS encoding tetratricopeptide repeat protein, translated as MIKLIVIFLILLLTFGWGEVVMAQTQPPNLTQEQLQQRDELATKAFAATDKGDFATAERYWTQIIEQSPDNAAALSNRGNSRVSQNKLQEALADYNKAVELAPNVTDPYLNRGTALEGLGKWEEAIADYNHVLELDPKDAMAYNNRGNANAGLRKWEEAIADYKKSAEVSPNFAFARANYALALYETGQIDQAVREMRNILRKYPNFADVRAAITAAYWVQGKQGEAESNWVSAVGLDGRYKDINWVANVRRWPPSMVEALDRFLTLK; from the coding sequence ATGATTAAGTTAATTGTTATTTTTCTAATTCTGTTGCTGACGTTTGGGTGGGGTGAGGTTGTTATGGCACAAACCCAACCCCCTAATTTGACTCAAGAACAGTTACAGCAACGCGATGAGTTAGCTACTAAGGCTTTTGCAGCTACAGATAAAGGTGATTTTGCTACGGCTGAACGTTACTGGACGCAGATTATTGAGCAATCCCCCGATAATGCAGCTGCTTTGAGTAACCGAGGAAATTCTAGAGTCAGCCAAAACAAGTTGCAAGAAGCATTGGCAGATTATAATAAGGCGGTAGAACTTGCGCCCAATGTGACCGACCCCTACTTGAATCGCGGTACGGCGTTGGAGGGTTTGGGAAAATGGGAAGAGGCGATCGCAGATTACAATCACGTTCTAGAACTTGATCCCAAAGATGCAATGGCATATAACAATCGGGGCAATGCCAATGCTGGTTTGAGGAAATGGGAGGAGGCGATCGCAGATTACAAAAAATCCGCTGAAGTTTCCCCGAATTTTGCTTTTGCCCGTGCTAACTACGCCCTCGCTTTGTATGAAACTGGTCAAATAGACCAAGCAGTTCGTGAGATGCGGAATATTCTCCGTAAATATCCTAACTTTGCTGATGTACGTGCTGCCATCACCGCTGCCTATTGGGTACAGGGAAAACAAGGTGAAGCGGAAAGTAACTGGGTTTCAGCAGTCGGACTGGACGGACGCTACAAAGATATCAACTGGGTGGCAAATGTCCGCCGATGGCCCCCCAGCATGGTAGAAGCTTTGGACAGGTTTTTAACACTCAAGTAA
- a CDS encoding DUF938 domain-containing protein, translated as MIHILIQQRPIFCINLFQVAPIAIADGMMECTANLLKNSGLLFIYGPFKVDGRYITPSNEEFDTTLLSYKVPEWGLKDIADITLAAQKHGLDLKERIDMPSNNFTLIYGFAPGVG; from the coding sequence ATGATTCATATTTTGATTCAGCAACGCCCTATTTTCTGTATCAATCTGTTCCAGGTTGCACCGATTGCCATTGCGGATGGGATGATGGAGTGTACGGCAAACCTGCTTAAAAACAGTGGCTTGTTATTCATCTACGGTCCGTTTAAAGTAGATGGCAGGTACATAACACCGTCAAATGAAGAATTTGACACAACCCTTCTCTCCTACAAAGTACCAGAGTGGGGACTCAAGGACATCGCAGATATAACTTTAGCTGCACAAAAGCACGGGCTGGATTTGAAAGAAAGAATTGATATGCCATCTAATAATTTCACGCTTATTTACGGCTTCGCTCCAGGGGTAGGCTAA
- a CDS encoding transketolase C-terminal domain-containing protein, translated as MTLATASFPINLDAYKPLALNPSNPNLTNEQRETLKANIALCRDTIVFFTATGAARGVGGHTGGPYDTVPEVVILDALFRGAPDKFVPIFFDEAGHRVATQYLMAALHGDLPVEQLVRYREADAKLPGHPELGLTPGVKFSSGRLGHIWPYINGVAMANPNKVVICLGSDGSQQEGNDAEAARLAVAKNLNVKLIIDDNDVTIAGHPSEYLPGFSVGKTLAGHGLSVNEGDGEDLDDLYRRICEAVTTDGPIALVNKRKMAVGIEGIEGSTHGHDVIAVDKAIAYLEKRGQTEAVRYLKSIQKPKNNYTFLGSSDKLGSNRNVFGEAVVSVLSRMSEAQRKEKVMCIDSDLEGSCGLKKIHDSYPEIFISSGIMERGNFCAAAGFGMEKGKQGIFGTFSAFLEMCISEITMARLNYSNVLCHFSHSGIDDMADNTCHFGINNMFADNGLDDGYETRLYFPADAAQMTACVEAVFFDPGLRFIFSTRSKVPNILDANGKDLYGEGYTFTPGKDEVVREGTAGYIISFGDGLYRAVDAVERLKQEGIDVGLINKPTLNVIDEEMLAKVGASPFVLVVESFNRRTGLGSRFGTWLLERGLTPKFAHLGTHKEGCGGLWEQFPHQGIDPEGIIKKVKELAS; from the coding sequence ATGACTCTTGCTACAGCTAGCTTCCCGATTAATCTTGATGCTTACAAGCCACTGGCACTAAACCCAAGTAATCCAAACCTCACCAATGAGCAGCGGGAGACGCTGAAAGCCAATATTGCGCTGTGCCGCGATACGATTGTTTTCTTCACCGCCACGGGGGCTGCTAGAGGTGTGGGTGGACACACTGGAGGTCCTTACGACACAGTACCAGAGGTTGTTATCCTGGATGCGTTATTCAGGGGAGCACCAGATAAATTCGTGCCGATTTTCTTCGATGAGGCAGGACACCGGGTTGCTACGCAATACCTGATGGCTGCCTTGCATGGTGACTTACCAGTTGAGCAACTTGTTCGTTACCGCGAAGCTGATGCAAAACTGCCTGGACACCCCGAACTAGGACTGACACCCGGAGTGAAGTTCAGTTCCGGACGGTTGGGACATATTTGGCCCTATATTAATGGCGTGGCAATGGCAAATCCCAACAAAGTAGTTATCTGCCTTGGTTCCGATGGTTCCCAGCAGGAAGGCAATGATGCGGAAGCAGCACGTTTAGCCGTTGCCAAGAATCTCAATGTGAAGCTGATTATTGATGATAATGATGTCACCATCGCCGGACATCCTTCTGAATACCTGCCAGGGTTCAGTGTTGGGAAGACACTAGCAGGTCACGGACTCAGCGTGAATGAGGGAGATGGTGAAGACCTAGATGATTTATATCGTCGCATTTGTGAAGCAGTGACGACTGACGGACCTATTGCCTTAGTGAATAAGCGGAAGATGGCTGTGGGGATTGAAGGTATCGAGGGTTCGACCCATGGTCACGATGTTATCGCGGTAGATAAGGCGATCGCCTACCTAGAAAAGCGGGGACAAACTGAAGCCGTTAGATACCTCAAGAGTATCCAAAAGCCCAAGAACAACTACACCTTCTTAGGTTCCAGCGACAAATTGGGTTCCAACCGCAACGTGTTTGGTGAAGCCGTGGTGTCCGTTCTCAGCCGCATGAGTGAAGCGCAGAGAAAGGAAAAAGTGATGTGTATCGACAGTGACCTCGAAGGTTCCTGCGGACTGAAGAAGATTCACGACTCCTACCCAGAAATCTTCATTAGTTCTGGCATTATGGAACGGGGTAACTTCTGTGCAGCTGCCGGATTTGGTATGGAAAAAGGCAAGCAGGGCATTTTTGGCACCTTCAGCGCGTTCTTGGAAATGTGCATTTCAGAAATCACAATGGCGCGGCTGAACTACTCCAATGTCCTGTGTCACTTCTCCCACTCTGGCATAGATGACATGGCGGATAACACCTGTCACTTCGGCATAAACAATATGTTTGCCGACAACGGGTTAGATGATGGCTACGAAACGCGGCTATACTTCCCCGCAGACGCTGCTCAAATGACAGCCTGTGTCGAAGCAGTTTTCTTCGATCCAGGACTCCGGTTTATCTTCTCCACCCGTTCCAAAGTACCAAACATTCTTGACGCTAATGGGAAAGACCTTTATGGCGAAGGTTACACCTTTACTCCTGGGAAGGATGAGGTTGTGCGTGAAGGTACGGCTGGTTATATCATTAGCTTTGGCGATGGATTGTACCGCGCAGTTGATGCTGTGGAACGCCTTAAACAGGAAGGAATTGATGTCGGCTTAATCAATAAGCCCACTCTCAACGTCATTGATGAAGAAATGCTCGCAAAGGTCGGTGCATCACCATTTGTACTGGTTGTTGAATCGTTCAACCGCCGCACAGGATTAGGTAGCCGCTTTGGTACCTGGCTGCTTGAGCGCGGACTGACACCGAAGTTTGCCCACCTCGGAACTCACAAAGAGGGTTGCGGCGGTTTATGGGAGCAGTTCCCTCATCAGGGAATCGATCCTGAAGGCATCATCAAGAAGGTGAAGGAGTTAGCTAGCTAA